A single genomic interval of Spinacia oleracea cultivar Varoflay chromosome 6, BTI_SOV_V1, whole genome shotgun sequence harbors:
- the LOC110792283 gene encoding putative disease resistance protein RGA3 isoform X2, with the protein MLHVIPIVGIGGQGKTTLAQLIYNDPQVEKYFELRLWVCVSEVFDIKLITEKILKSATNAETPNVEMEQLQGQLRREVADKTYLLVLDDVWNENREEWLKLRALLKIGRKGSKILVTTRSREVAKIMATVSVCELQGLSEEKSWNLFQKMAFEPGQTQQKLHLMEVGKEIVKKCANVPLAIRTVGSLLYGKDDSKWLSFKNRSLANLSDSENGVIDILKLSYQHLQSPLKNCFAYCSLFPKDYEFDKEILINLWMAEGFIVPKNHEGQSLEELAECYFLILMQRCFFQDIKRDEWGNISSCKMHDLMHDLAQQVAGINCKVIAKFEESSSNKGIHHLSFAYRLTSVWKTPSWMLNLKRLRTFLLPEQMRDGSPFSKMICQEILSTFGCLRVLDLHNLGVRNLPSSIGASLDVSGSNHDEALLEGLKPYSNLKQLEIHFYRGQKLPSWAMMGNLCINLPNLVKIDLLRCNWCQQVPSFGQLPSLKSLSLIYLKSVEYMEMDCSVYDLPSLKEPPSTEIPFFPSLQELTLEGMHNLKGWWKEAIVNNDTQDAANIPMKQQRLLSMSFPNVSKLFIQGCLKLISLPLCPNVEELELVHAFETMSVSKMAAASSSNSSSKLKSLTISNVEDLKCLSRECLHQLSSLDVRSGELVNTEEIGKEVFKSISSSLRSLTFSHCDRLRFFGQGLEHLTAIKSLELTIVNSLIYRQMNSCHGKT; encoded by the exons ATGCTCCATGTTATCCCGATTGTTGGGATTGGAGGACAGGGCAAGACAACCTTGGCTCAACTCATATATAATGATCCTCAGGTTGAGAAGTACTTCGAGTTGAGGCTCTGGGTGTGTGTATCAGAAGTCTTTGATATAAAGTTGATTACAGAAAAAATCCTCAAGTCAGCAACCAATGCAGAAACTCCGAATGTAGAGATGGAACAGTTACAAGGTCAACTGCGAAGAGAAGTAGCTGATAAGACATACTTGCTTGTTTTGGATGATGTTTGGAATGAAAATCGTGAGGAATGGCTGAAACTGAGGGCTCTGTTGAAGATTGGACGAAAGGGGAGTAAGATACTTGTAACTACTCGATCAAGGGAGGTGGCAAAAATAATGGCCACGGTTTCTGTCTGTGAGTTACAAGGCTTATCAGAAGAAAAGTCTTGGAATTTATTTCAAAAGATGGCATTTGAACCGGGACAAACTCAGCAGAAGCTACATCTTATGGAGGTTGGGAAGGAAATAGTTAAGAAGTGTGCAAATGTTCCTTTAGCCATAAGAACTGTTGGCAGTCTTCTGTATGGCAAGGATGATAGCAAGTGGTTGTCGTTCAAGAATAGAAGTCTTGCCAATCTGTCTGACAGTGAGAATGGCGTCATAGACATTTTGAAGCTTAGCTACCAGCACCTACAGTCACCATTGAAGAATTGCTTCGCTTACTGCTCTTTATTTCCGAAAGACTACGAATTTGACAAGGAAATACTGATAAATCTTTGGATGGCTGAGGGCTTTATCGTTCCAAAAAATCATGAAGGCCAGAGTTTGGAAGAACTTgctgaatgctattttcttattttgatgCAAAGGTGCTTCTTTCAGGATATAAAAAGGGATGAATGGGGGAACATTTCGAGCTGCAAAATGCATGACTTGATGCATGATCTTGCTCAACAAGTGGCTGGAATCAACTGCAAAGTTATTGCAAAGTTTGAAGAAAGCAGTTCAAATAAGGGAATCCATCACTTGTCTTTTGCTTATCGTTTGACTTCAGTGTGGAAGACACCGAGTTGGATGCTGAATTTGAAGCGTCTGCGGACATTCCTTTTGCCCGAACAAATGAGAGATGGATCACCCTTCAGCAAAATGATTTGTCAAGAGATATTATCAACCTTTGGTTGTTTGAGAGTGTTGGATCTACACAACCTTGGAGTCAGAAATTTGCCGAGTTCAATAG GGGCAAGCTTAGATGTTAGTGGTAGTAATCATGATGAAGCTCTGCTGGAAGGACTCAAACCATATTCTAATTTAAAACAGCTTGAGATTCATTTCTACAGAGGTCAAAAGCTTCCAAGTTGGGCAATGATGGGTAATTTGTGTATTAATCTTCCAAATCTTGTTAAGATTGACCTTTTGAGGTGTAATTGGTGCCAGCAAGTGCCCTCTTTTGGCCAACTACCTTCCTTGAAGAGTCTTAGTCTCATTTATTTGAAAAGTGTGGAATACATGGAGATGGATTGCAGTGTTTATGACCTTCCCTCCTTAAAGGAACCGCCATCGACAGAAATACCATTCTTCCCATCACTTCAGGAACTTACACTGGAGGGAATGCATAATTTGAAGGGATGGTGGAAAGAAGCAATTGTTAACAATGATACACAAGATGCAGCAAATATACCGATGAAACAACAACGTTTATTATCCATGTCATTTCCTAATGTATCAAAATTGTTTATACAAGGATGTCTAAAGCTGATATCCCTTCCATTATGTCCTAATGTGGAGGAACTGGAGCTAGTTCACGCTTTTGAAACAATGTCAGTGTCAAAGATGGCAGCAGCTTCgtcatcaaattcatcttcaaagTTGAAAAGTTTAACAATCAGCAATGTGGAAGACCTCAAATGCCTCTCAAGAGAATGCCTGCACCAACTTTCTTCACTTGATGTCCGTAGTGGGGAGCTGGTGAACACAGAAGAAATAGGAAAAGAAGTTTTCAAAAGTATATCTTCTTCTCTCCGTTCTTTGACATTCAGTCATTGCGATAGGTTGAGATTTTTCGGTCAAGGCCTGGAACATCTCACAGCAATAAAGAGTTTGGAACTTACAATTGTAAACAGCTTGATCTATCGGCAGATGAACAGTTGCCATGGAAAAACTTGA
- the LOC110792305 gene encoding putative disease resistance protein RGA3 — translation MAEGVLFCIAEEILKNLGSRAIDEIASVWGFKDRLEDLKNTINTIKDVLLDAEDRQYDSRVIRGWLERLAVVVYSADDLFDKVGTVALQKQIQGGNKLTKEVTTFFSNSNQIKFALSVSQKIKTIRQELDRIVRDGREFAFVYRPHEEGSVISTSSRRRRDQTYSFVDADEVIGRDGDKKTILNILLASCETEDEILHVIPIVGIEGQGKTTLAQLIYNDPQVEKYFELRLWVCVSKVFDIKLITEKILKSATKAETPNLEMEQLQGQLRKELGDKRYLLVLDDVWNENREEWLKLRALLKIGRKGSKILVTTRSREVAKIMGTVPVCELQGLSEEKSWELFQNMAFEHGHTQQKPHLIEVGKEIVKKCANVPLAIRTVGSLLYGKDDSKWLSFKNRSLANLSDRENGVIDILKLSYQHLLSPLKNCFAYCALFPKDYEFDKEMLINLWMAEGFITPIKHEDHSLEELAEEYFFILMQRCFFQDIKKDEWGGISSCKMHDLMHDLAQQVAGVNCNVVANFGKSNSNQGIHRLSFAYRLTSSWKIPNWILNLKRLRTFLLPKQVRDGSTFSELICLEIVSSFGCLRVLDLHNLGVRNLPSSIGKLIHLRYLNLSRNPITELPDSITDLLNLQTLNLRLETLPKNMRKLGNLRSLDFSQCHCIRHMPSGLGELTSLHKLPRFTVNNRHLPKFSSKPSSSAKLSDLKNLDKLTGLLHIQILGKLKEPFLEATSANLKGKHGLTMLLIELDRWAYEDVSGSTSNHMKMLVVVLVMMMKLCLKDSNHIII, via the coding sequence ATGGCTGAAGGAGTGTTGTTCTGCATTGCAGAGGAAATCCTGAAGAATCTGGGATCAAGGGCTATTGATGAGATTGCCTCTGTGTGGGGATTCAAGGATCGCCTTGAAGACCTAAAGAACACCATCAACACTATCAAAGATGTGCTCCTTGATGCTGAGGACAGGCAATATGACAGCCGTGTCATTCGCGGTTGGCTTGAAAGGCTTGCCGTTGTTGTCTACTCCGCAGACGACTTGTTTGACAAGGTTGGTACAGTTGCACTGCAGAAACAGATCCAAGGTGGAAACAAGTTGACTAAAGAGGTAACCACTTTCTTCTCCAACTCCAATCAGATCAAGTTTGCATTGAGCGTATCCCAGAAGATCAAAACAATAAGGCAAGAGCTGGATCGTATAGTCAGAGACGGTAGAGAGTTTGCTTTCGTATACCGTCCTCACGAGGAAGGGAGTGTGATAAGTACTAGTAGCCGTAGGAGGAGAGATCAAACTTATTCATTTGTAGATGCTGACGAAGTTATTGGCAGAGATGGTGATAAAAAAACCATCTTAAATATACTTCTTGCCTCCTGTGAAACTGAGGATGAGATACTCCATGTTATCCCAATTGTTGGGATTGAAGGACAGGGCAAGACAACCTTGGCTCAACTCATATATAATGATCCTCAGGTTGAGAAGTACTTCGAGTTGAGGCTCTGGGTGTGTGTATCAAAAGTCTTTGATATAAAGTTGATTACAGAAAAAATCCTCAAGTCAGCAACCAAAGCAGAAACTCCGAATTTAGAAATGGAGCAGTTACAAGGTCAACTGCGGAAAGAATTAGGTGATAAGAGATACTTGCTTGTTCTGGATGATGTTTGGAACGAAAACCGTGAAGAATGGCTGAAGCTGAGGGCTCTGTTAAAGATTGGCAGAAAGGGGAGTAAGATACTTGTAACTACTCGATCCAGAGAGGTAGCAAAAATAATGGGAACAGTTCCTGTGTGTGAGTTACAAGGCCTATCAGAAGAGAAGTCATGggaattatttcaaaatatgGCATTTGAACACGGACATACTCAACAGAAGCCACATCTTATTGAGGTTGGCAAGGAGATTGTTAAGAAGTGTGCAAATGTTCCGCTAGCCATAAGAACTGTTGGCAGTCTTCTTTATGGCAAGGATGATAGCAAATGGTTGTCGTTCAAGAATAGAAGTCTAGCCAATCTGTCTGACAGAGAAAATGGTGTTATAGACATTCTGAAGCTTAGCTACCAGCACCTATTGTCACCGTTGAAGAATTGTTTCGCTTACTGCGCTTTGTTTCCGAAAGACTACGAATTCGACAAGGAAATGCTGATAAATCTTTGGATGGCCGAGGGCTTTATCACTCCAATAAAGCATGAAGACCATAGTTTGGAAGAACTTGCTGAGGAatattttttcattttgatGCAAAGGTGCTTCTTTCAAGATATTAAAAAGGATGAATGGGGGGGCATTTCAAGCTGCAAAATGCACGACTTGATGCATGATCTCGCTCAACAAGTGGCTGGAGTCAACTGTAACGTTGTTGcaaattttggaaaaagcaaCTCAAATCAGGGAATCCATCGCTTGTCTTTTGCTTATCGTTTGACTTCATCGTGGAAGATACCAAACTGGATTCTGAATTTGAAGCGTCTGCGGACATTTCTTTTGCCCAAACAAGTGAGAGATGGATCAACCTTCAGCGAATTGATTTGTCTAGAGATAGTATCAAGCTTTGGATGCTTGCGAGTGTTGGATCTACACAACCTGGGAGTCAGAAATTTGCCGAGTTCAATAGGTAAGCTGATTCACTTAAGGTACCTTAACCTTTCTAGGAATCCTATAACAGAACTCCCTGATTCAATCACAGACCTCTTAAATTTGCAAACACTCAACCTAAGACTTGAAACACTGCCTAAAAATATGAGAAAACTTGGCAATCTTAGGAGCCTTGATTTTTCCCAATGTCATTGCATACGTCATATGCCTTCAGGTTTAGGAGAATTGACTTCTCTCCATAAACTACCTCGATTTACAGTCAACAATAGACATCTTCCTAAATTCAGTTCCAAGCCCTCCTCTTCAGCCAAGCTGAGTGATTTAAAGAACCTTGATAAACTGACAGGATTATTGCACATTCAAattcttggaaagttaaaagaACCTTTTTTAGAAGCAACAAGTGCAAATTTAAAAGGAAAACATGGGCTTACTATGTTGCTGATAGAGTTGGATAGGTGGGCATATGAAGATGTTAGTGGTAGTACTAGTAATCATATGAAGATGTTAGTGGTAGTACTAGTAATGATGATGAAGCTGTGCTTGAAGGACTCAAACCACATCATAATTTAA
- the LOC110790689 gene encoding putative disease resistance protein RGA1: MAEGFIIPLNHGDQSLEELAEECFLILLQRCFFQDIKRDEWGDISSCKMHDLMHDLAIKVAGVNCKVAKFGESNSNTGIHHVSFAYRLTSSSKIPSWMLNLKLLRTFLLPEQRKDGSPLSKLISQEIISNFGCLRVLDLHNLGVRNLPSSIDLARWEGAYEDVSCSNHDEAVMEGLKPHPNLRQLGIYWYRGQKLPSWAMMGNLCINLPNLVEIELLRCGRCQQLPPFGQLPFLKCLSLVSLESVEYMEMDCSVYDHPLSSAEIPFFPSLQELTLMYMDNLKGWWNEAIVNNEAEEAAHISMSFSNLRKLWIQKCLKLIFLPKCPNVEELTLVDANERISLSKMATVTSSNSSSKLRKLTISNVEDLISLPRECLHQLHSLNVEGAELVNTDEIGNEVFKSISSSLCCLEFTHCNSLRFFAQGLEYLTAIEKLKLWDCKQLDLLPDEQLPWKNFKSLRSLGLHHFPRLLVLPSGLQHLVNLRSLEITCNDELREIPEWISCFSSLGYMRLFSCPKLTSLPEGFRKLTTLNQLFIKECPGLTEKCRRPNGSEWPKIQHIPLVTVLKDIHD; the protein is encoded by the exons ATGGCTGAGGGCTTTATCATTCCATTAAACCATGGAGACCAGAGTTTGGAAGAACTTGCTGAGGagtgttttcttattttattgcaAAGGTGCTTCTTTCAGGATATAAAAAGGGATGAATGGGGAGACATTTCGAGCTGCAAAATGCATGATTTGATGCATGATCTTGCTATAAAAGTGGCTGGAGTCAACTGCAAGGTTGCAAAGTTTGGAGAAAGCAACTCAAACACGGGAATTCATCATGTGTCTTTTGCTTATCGTTTGACTTCATCTTCGAAGATACCAAGTTGGATGCTGAATTTGAAGCTTCTACGAACATTTCTTTTACCGGAGCAAAGGAAAGATGGATCACCCTTGAGCAAATTGATTTCTCAAGAGATAATATCAAACTTTGGATGTTTGAGAGTGCTGGATCTACACAACCTTGGAGTCAGAAACTTGCCGAGTTCAATAG ATTTGGCTAGGTGGGAGGGGGCATATGAAGATGTTAGTTGTAGTAATCATGATGAAGCTGTAATGGAAGGACTCAAACCACATCCTAATTTAAGACAGCTGGGGATTTATTGGTACAGAGGTCAGAAGCTCCCAAGTTGGGCAATGATGGGTAATTTGTGTATTAATCTTCCAAATTTGGTTGAGATTGAACTTCTGCGTTGTGGAAGATGCCAGCAACTGCCCCCTTTTGGCCAACTACCTTTCTTGAAGTGTCTTAGTCTTGTTAGTTTGGAAAGTGTGGAATACATGGAGATGGATTGCAGTGTTTATGACCATCCCTTGTCATCGGCGGAAATACCATTCTTCCCATCTCTACAAGAGCTTACGCTGATGTATATGGATAATTTGAAGGGATGGTGGAATGAAGCAATTGTTAACAATGAGGCAGAAGAAGCAGCACATATATCAATGTCATTTTCTAATCTGAGAAAATTATGGATACAGAAATGTTTAAAGCTGATATTCCTACCAAAATGTCCTAATGTGGAGGAATTAACCCTAGTAGACGCCAATGAAAGAATCTCATTATCAAAGATGGCAACAGTTACAtcatcaaattcatcttcaaagTTGAGAAAGTTGACAATCAGTAATGTGGAAGACCTCATATCTCTTCCAAGAGAATGCCTGCACCAACTTCATTCACTAAATGTGGAGGGTGCGGAGCTGGTGAACACAGACGAAATAGGAaatgaagtattcaaaagtatATCTTCTTCTCTCTGTTGTTTGGAATTCACTCATTGCAATAGCTTGAGATTTTTCGCTCAAGGCCTAGAATATCTCACAGCAATTGAGAAGTTGAAACTTTGGGATTGTAAACAGCTTGATCTATTACCGGATGAACAGTTACCATGGAAAAACTTCAAAAGTCTTCGATCTTTAGGATTGCATCACTTTCCTAGGCTATTGGTTCTTCCAAGTGGGCTTCAACACTTAGTAAACCTCCGTTCTCTGGAAATAACATGCAATGATGAATTGAGGGAAATACCAGAATGGATAAGCTGTTTCTCTTCTCTTGGGTATATGAGATTGTTTTCTTGTCCAAAATTGACATCTCTACCAGAAGGCTTCCGCAAGCTCACTACCCTAAATCAACTTTTTATCAAGGAATGTCCAGGATTAACAGAAAAATGCCGACGTCCAAATGGTAGTGAATGGCCCAAGATTCAGCATATCCCTCTCGTTACGGTTTTGAAGGacattcatgattga
- the LOC110792283 gene encoding putative disease resistance protein RGA3 isoform X1, producing MLHVIPIVGIGGQGKTTLAQLIYNDPQVEKYFELRLWVCVSEVFDIKLITEKILKSATNAETPNVEMEQLQGQLRREVADKTYLLVLDDVWNENREEWLKLRALLKIGRKGSKILVTTRSREVAKIMATVSVCELQGLSEEKSWNLFQKMAFEPGQTQQKLHLMEVGKEIVKKCANVPLAIRTVGSLLYGKDDSKWLSFKNRSLANLSDSENGVIDILKLSYQHLQSPLKNCFAYCSLFPKDYEFDKEILINLWMAEGFIVPKNHEGQSLEELAECYFLILMQRCFFQDIKRDEWGNISSCKMHDLMHDLAQQVAGINCKVIAKFEESSSNKGIHHLSFAYRLTSVWKTPSWMLNLKRLRTFLLPEQMRDGSPFSKMICQEILSTFGCLRVLDLHNLGVRNLPSSIGNLIHLRYLNLSQTPIKELPDSITDLLNLQTLNLYHCRLLEILPRNMRKLNNLRSLDTGRCRMLDHMPSGLGELTSLYQLPRFIVNHSPKFRNFPNSSKLSDLKNLNNLKGELIIQIFGELKSPLLEATEANLEGKHGLTKFHIQSDICSLLITGASLDVSGSNHDEALLEGLKPYSNLKQLEIHFYRGQKLPSWAMMGNLCINLPNLVKIDLLRCNWCQQVPSFGQLPSLKSLSLIYLKSVEYMEMDCSVYDLPSLKEPPSTEIPFFPSLQELTLEGMHNLKGWWKEAIVNNDTQDAANIPMKQQRLLSMSFPNVSKLFIQGCLKLISLPLCPNVEELELVHAFETMSVSKMAAASSSNSSSKLKSLTISNVEDLKCLSRECLHQLSSLDVRSGELVNTEEIGKEVFKSISSSLRSLTFSHCDRLRFFGQGLEHLTAIKSLELTIVNSLIYRQMNSCHGKT from the coding sequence ATGCTCCATGTTATCCCGATTGTTGGGATTGGAGGACAGGGCAAGACAACCTTGGCTCAACTCATATATAATGATCCTCAGGTTGAGAAGTACTTCGAGTTGAGGCTCTGGGTGTGTGTATCAGAAGTCTTTGATATAAAGTTGATTACAGAAAAAATCCTCAAGTCAGCAACCAATGCAGAAACTCCGAATGTAGAGATGGAACAGTTACAAGGTCAACTGCGAAGAGAAGTAGCTGATAAGACATACTTGCTTGTTTTGGATGATGTTTGGAATGAAAATCGTGAGGAATGGCTGAAACTGAGGGCTCTGTTGAAGATTGGACGAAAGGGGAGTAAGATACTTGTAACTACTCGATCAAGGGAGGTGGCAAAAATAATGGCCACGGTTTCTGTCTGTGAGTTACAAGGCTTATCAGAAGAAAAGTCTTGGAATTTATTTCAAAAGATGGCATTTGAACCGGGACAAACTCAGCAGAAGCTACATCTTATGGAGGTTGGGAAGGAAATAGTTAAGAAGTGTGCAAATGTTCCTTTAGCCATAAGAACTGTTGGCAGTCTTCTGTATGGCAAGGATGATAGCAAGTGGTTGTCGTTCAAGAATAGAAGTCTTGCCAATCTGTCTGACAGTGAGAATGGCGTCATAGACATTTTGAAGCTTAGCTACCAGCACCTACAGTCACCATTGAAGAATTGCTTCGCTTACTGCTCTTTATTTCCGAAAGACTACGAATTTGACAAGGAAATACTGATAAATCTTTGGATGGCTGAGGGCTTTATCGTTCCAAAAAATCATGAAGGCCAGAGTTTGGAAGAACTTgctgaatgctattttcttattttgatgCAAAGGTGCTTCTTTCAGGATATAAAAAGGGATGAATGGGGGAACATTTCGAGCTGCAAAATGCATGACTTGATGCATGATCTTGCTCAACAAGTGGCTGGAATCAACTGCAAAGTTATTGCAAAGTTTGAAGAAAGCAGTTCAAATAAGGGAATCCATCACTTGTCTTTTGCTTATCGTTTGACTTCAGTGTGGAAGACACCGAGTTGGATGCTGAATTTGAAGCGTCTGCGGACATTCCTTTTGCCCGAACAAATGAGAGATGGATCACCCTTCAGCAAAATGATTTGTCAAGAGATATTATCAACCTTTGGTTGTTTGAGAGTGTTGGATCTACACAACCTTGGAGTCAGAAATTTGCCGAGTTCAATAGGTAATCTAATCCATTTAAGGTACCTCAACCTTTCTCAGACACCTATAAAAGAACTTCCTGATTCAATCACAGACCTCTTAAATTTGCAAACACTAAACCTATATCATTGTCGTCTCCTTGAAATACTGCCTAGAAATATGAGAAAACTTAACAACCTTAGGAGCCTTGATACTGGTAGATGTCGTATGCTAGATCATATGCCTTCAGGTTTAGGAGAATTGACTTCTCTTTATCAACTACCTCGATTTATAGTCAACCATTCTCCTAAATTCAGAAACTTTCCCAATTCTTCTAAGTTGAGTGATTTAAAGAATCTTAATAACCTGAAAGGAGAATTGATCATTCAAATATTTGGGGAGTTAAAAAGTCCTTTGTTAGAAGCAACAGAGGCAAATTTAGAGGGAAAACATGGGCTGACTAAGTTCCATATACAATCTGATATATGTTCATTGTTAATAACAGGGGCAAGCTTAGATGTTAGTGGTAGTAATCATGATGAAGCTCTGCTGGAAGGACTCAAACCATATTCTAATTTAAAACAGCTTGAGATTCATTTCTACAGAGGTCAAAAGCTTCCAAGTTGGGCAATGATGGGTAATTTGTGTATTAATCTTCCAAATCTTGTTAAGATTGACCTTTTGAGGTGTAATTGGTGCCAGCAAGTGCCCTCTTTTGGCCAACTACCTTCCTTGAAGAGTCTTAGTCTCATTTATTTGAAAAGTGTGGAATACATGGAGATGGATTGCAGTGTTTATGACCTTCCCTCCTTAAAGGAACCGCCATCGACAGAAATACCATTCTTCCCATCACTTCAGGAACTTACACTGGAGGGAATGCATAATTTGAAGGGATGGTGGAAAGAAGCAATTGTTAACAATGATACACAAGATGCAGCAAATATACCGATGAAACAACAACGTTTATTATCCATGTCATTTCCTAATGTATCAAAATTGTTTATACAAGGATGTCTAAAGCTGATATCCCTTCCATTATGTCCTAATGTGGAGGAACTGGAGCTAGTTCACGCTTTTGAAACAATGTCAGTGTCAAAGATGGCAGCAGCTTCgtcatcaaattcatcttcaaagTTGAAAAGTTTAACAATCAGCAATGTGGAAGACCTCAAATGCCTCTCAAGAGAATGCCTGCACCAACTTTCTTCACTTGATGTCCGTAGTGGGGAGCTGGTGAACACAGAAGAAATAGGAAAAGAAGTTTTCAAAAGTATATCTTCTTCTCTCCGTTCTTTGACATTCAGTCATTGCGATAGGTTGAGATTTTTCGGTCAAGGCCTGGAACATCTCACAGCAATAAAGAGTTTGGAACTTACAATTGTAAACAGCTTGATCTATCGGCAGATGAACAGTTGCCATGGAAAAACTTGA